The proteins below come from a single Mangifera indica cultivar Alphonso chromosome 16, CATAS_Mindica_2.1, whole genome shotgun sequence genomic window:
- the LOC123198882 gene encoding microtubule-associated protein RP/EB family member 1C-like: MATNIGMMDSAYFVGRSEILAWINSTLQLNLSKVEEACSGAVHCQLMDAVHPGMVPMHKVNFDAKNEYEMIQNYKVLQDVFNKLKITKHIEVSKLVKGRPLDNLEFMQWMKRYCDSVNGGLMHSYNPLERREASKGGKEASKKSAASQSTNKGSTATPRAQSSQNSRRNDTSSGNPTTQAIKASKPSVAVPAYDEQITELKLSVDSLEKERDFYFAKLRDIEILCQSPEFEHSPIVAAIKRILYATDDDASVVAEAQAMLSQQQKEAEPLSPIAEVSEEKASSDTQKRKNIVNVDVDAAGISTLSPRQRLSDVSDVHCSGSPLMTY, from the exons ATGGCGACAAATATTGGCATGATGGATTCGGCTTACTTTGTCGGTAGATCGGAGATTCTCGCTTGGATTAACTCCACTCTTCAACTCAACCTCTCTAAAGTCGAAGAg GCATGTTCCGGTGCGGTTCATTGCCAACTCATGGATGCCGTTCATCCAGGGATGGTCCCGATGCACAAAGTCAACTTTGATGCCAAGAACGAGTACGAGATGATTCAAAACTACAAGGTCCTTCAAGACGTCTTCAACAAGCTTAAGATCACCAAG CATATTGAGGTGAGCAAACTGGTTAAAGGAAGGCCGCTTGATAACTTGGAGTTCATGCAGTGGATGAAGAGGTACTGCGACTCTGTTAATGGAGGCCTCATGCACAG CTATAATCCATTGGAAAGGAGAGAAGCCAGCAAAGGAGGGAAGGAAGCGAGCAAGAAATCTGCAGCATCACAATCTACAAACAAAGGTTCGACAGCGACTCCAAGAGCTCAGTCCTCACAAAATTCTCGAAGGAATGATACGTCTTCCGGAAACCCAACAACTCAAGCAATTAAGGCTTCAAAGCCTTCTGTTGCAGTGCCAGCATATGATGAACAG ATCACAGAGTTGAAGTTGTCAGTGGATAGCCTTGAAAAAGAGAGGGACTTCTACTTTGCAAAGCTGAGAGATATCGAAATTTTGTGCCAGAGTCCTGAGTTTGAACACTCGCCT ATTGTAGCAGCTATTAAAAGGATTCTGTATGCCACAGATGATGATGCATCGGTGGTGGCAGAAGCTCAAGCCATGTTGTCTCAGCAACAGAAGGAAGCAGAGCCATTGAGTCCGATTGCGGAGGTATCAGAAGAGAAAGCAAGTTCAGATActcaaaagaggaaaaacattgtGAATGTTGATGTTGATGCTGCTGGCATCTCAACCTTGTCTCCAAGGCAACGGCTTTCTGATGTTTCCGATGTTCATTGCAGTGGGTCACCTCTTATGACCTACTGA
- the LOC123198778 gene encoding ADP-ribosylation factor 1-like, which produces MGLAISRLVRSLFARKEMRILMVGLDAAGKTTILYKLKLGEIVTTIPTIGFNVETVEYKNVSFTVWDVGGQDKIRPLWRHYFQNTQGLIFVVDSNDRERITEAKDELHRMLSEDELRDATLLVFANKQDLPNALTVSEITDKLGLHSLRQRRWYIQATCATSGQGLYEGLDWLSSNISTKA; this is translated from the exons ATGGGGTTGGCAATTTCAAGACTGGTGAGATCTCTATTTGCCAGGAAAGAAATGAGGATTCTGATGGTGGGTCTTGATGCTGCTGGAAAAACAACCATTCTTTACAAGCTTAAACTTGGAGAAATTGTTACTACCATTCCCACCATTG GATTCAATGTGGAAACTGTTGAATACAAAAATGTTAGCTTCACAGTGTGGGATGTTGGAGGACAGGACAAG ATAAGACCACTGTGGAGGCACTATTTTCAGAACACACAGGGCCTCATATTTGTGGTGGACAGTAACGACAGAGAAAGAATTACAGAGGCCAAAGATGAACTCCATCGGATGCTCAGTGAG GATGAACTTCGTGATGCCACACTGCTTGTATTTGCCAACAAGCAAGACCTCCCAAATGCCCTCACTGTCTCTGAAATCACTGATAAACTTGGCCTGCACTCGCTTCGCCAGCGTCGTTG GTATATTCAGGCAACTTGTGCCACATCTGGGCAAGGACTTTATGAAGGTCTTGATTGGCTGTCTAGCAATATCTCTACCAAG GCCTAA